A region of Haliotis asinina isolate JCU_RB_2024 chromosome 9, JCU_Hal_asi_v2, whole genome shotgun sequence DNA encodes the following proteins:
- the LOC137296339 gene encoding beta-1 adrenergic receptor-like, which translates to MESLVWNKTDSYVSNTVDFSDRFIGIFGVILAIWVTVSNVTFIISIVRDGVRRRSLFWLLITNLSVADALVGVGVAPYAALYYYKGFWIFGESFCHVWVTSDWMLGIVSIVTLIIISSERSVNIKQGSQTTTGTTKCVIVCLMMVFPWAIGAAIAIFITIVLNEVEKYQNQCYFIVEPPQKILSPVITFFIPIFVCIGVDIGILLKWRKLTQEQDEYSRKRIVGVLLVCAAYMLMRTPFYVIFPLSAFGVYAPHKAVSVSHWLAYANSGVNPLLWLVSPEVREGYWSFVCCRGRGQQRRAEKSDEVTMSPVS; encoded by the coding sequence ATGGAATCATTGGTTTGGAACAAGACCGACAGTTACGTATCGAATACGGTAGACTTCAGTGATAGATTTATTGGTATTTTTGGCGTCATCCTCGCCATTTGGGTCACTGTCTCCAATGTCACCTTCATCATCAGCATCGTCAGGGACGGCGTCAGACGCCGCAGTCTCTTCTGGCTTCTCATCACTAACCTTTCTGTCGCTGACGCACTGGTAGGTGTTGGGGTTGCACCATATGCTGCTCTCTACTACTACAAAGGGTTCTGGATATTTGGAGAAAGCTTTTGTCACGTTTGGGTCACGTCCGACTGGATGCTTGGCATTGTTTCTATCGTGACTCTTATAATCATCAGTTCTGAACGCTCGGTGAATATTAAACAAGGCAGTCAGACGACGACTGGGACGACCAAGTGCGTCATCGTCTGTCTGATGATGGTGTTCCCGTGGGCGATAGGTGCAGCTATCGCCATATTCATAACTATCGTCCTAAATGAAGTTGAGAAGTACCAAAACCAATGCTATTTCATAGTTGAACCGCCCCAAAAAATATTATCTCCAGTGATAACTTTCTTTATTCCGATATTTGTGTGCATCGGCGTCGATATTGGCATCCTGTTGAAATGGCGAAAGTTGACTCAAGAACAGGACGAATACTCCAGGAAACGGATTGTGGGAGTTCTCTTGGTCTGTGCTGCCTATATGTTGATGCGAACACCTTTCTATGTTATATTCCCCCTAAGCGCATTTGGTGTGTATGCCCCTCACAAGGCAGTTTCTGTATCCCACTGGCTGGCATATGCCAACTCAGGAGTGAACCCCCTTTTGTGGCTGGTGTCCCCCGAAGTACGGGAGGGATATTGGTCGTTCGTATGCTGTCGAGGAAGAGGACAGCAGAGGAGGGCAGAGAAAAGTGACGAGGTTACAATGTCGCCTGTGAGTTGA